The Eremothecium cymbalariae DBVPG#7215 chromosome 7, complete sequence genome contains the following window.
ACACATAGACACTGTAATACAACCACTGAGTTTGAAGCttccaacaaatacatatacattCATGAATATTATCGTCGTACAGTATATACGTTAAGATATTCAATGTGTTTCGTCGAAACtgtaaaaaaattttccaatagCTCATACATACGTTCGATAAGGTGCAAAAGGTGGATCTTGAAGGTATAGTAAAGCGTTTTGGAGGTTTATGGGGGTAATGTTTGGACTTAGGAGATCAGTTAAGACAATAAGCCCTGCCGTTTCATGTGCTTTGAGGGTGGGTGTTGTTAGGAATGCTGTTGGAAGTGGAGGTATGATGCTGTTGAGGATGCAATCTACGACATCCAATGAGGTTCCCGCAAATAAAGATAGCAAGAGTGAACAGTATAATGGGCACATGACGGAAAAACAAGTTGATGAATGGCTCCAAGCGATTGATAGTTTAGAGGCGGAGTTCAGCAGTCAGTCGATTTTATCGGATGTTTCGCTTACGCCAGATGGGAAGGGCAGAATGAACTTGTTAGAGGAGGCTATGAAGTCCAAGAAAACCTTTGAGCCTACGAAGGAGCAAATTGAAGAATGGGAAGCTCTTAAGAAAGTTCCGATCCCACGTAAGGCAGATGATGTGTTGGAACATGTTACGAATATGATAATGAGACATGGTAAGAAGGAGAAAGCACGCAAAATTATGTCGCGGGCATTATATCTGTTGTTTTGCGCTACTAGGAAGGACCCGGTAGAAGTTTTGAAGCAAGCTTTAGATGATCTAGCTCCCTTGATGGTAGTAAAGACATTTAAAACTGGTGTCGCAAAGGCAGCTGTGATTCCCGTTCCATTGAACCAAAAGCAAAGATATAGAATCGCATGGACGTGGATAGTAGAGGCTTCTAAAAAGAAATCGTCTTCGGACTTTGCGGTCAGACTAGGTGAAGAGTTGATAGCTGTTCACAAGGGGATCAGTAGTGGTTTCGATAAGAGAGACAGCTTGCATAAGACTGCCATCGCTCATAGAGCCTACATCAAATTGAGGTGAGACGTACAACATTTGCCCAGCAACAGCAAAAACACACCAAAAGATCACTAGATTTATCTAGAGAGCCTGTACATAGCCACAGCATTAATTACCATATTGCATATATagaaatataaatatgCGCGTATTAGACTCGGACTTGTCTTTTTGCATGGAGTAATTACCGCTCGATCCAATACGCAGTGCCTATTCCGACTAGACTTCCAcagatattatatacaaCATCCATTACATCAAACTTCCTTCTACCCCAAGAGAGGATAAGCTGCAGACACTCACTACCAACAGCTCCAAGAACAATGCACACATATATTGACACACTGTATTTGCTAACGTGGTGCACTGTCGATTCCTCCTCCATCTCATCATACTGTCTCCCGTAAATACCTCCCCACCTCCTCCATACCACCAACAAACTCTCAACATCAAGTTCTGAAGATTCAATGGACCTTGTGAAAAGCCAGGACTCCAATAAAAAGGTAACGAAGTGCGCTAGCTTGTCGTGCTCATTAGTTATCATACCAAATCGGTTGTCGCCAGTCAAGCCCAG
Protein-coding sequences here:
- a CDS encoding uncharacterized protein (similar to Ashbya gossypii ABR148C-A), whose amino-acid sequence is MLGVQIRWGYFYVLCVASLVALYLGLTGDNRFGMITNEHDKLAHFVTFLLESWLFTRSIESSELDVESLLVVWRRWGGIYGRQYDEMEEESTVHHVSKYSVSIYVCIVLGAVGSECLQLILSWGRRKFDVMDVVYNICGSLVGIGTAYWIER
- the RSM7 gene encoding mitochondrial 37S ribosomal protein uS7m (similar to Ashbya gossypii ABR148W) → MFGLRRSVKTISPAVSCALRVGVVRNAVGSGGMMLLRMQSTTSNEVPANKDSKSEQYNGHMTEKQVDEWLQAIDSLEAEFSSQSILSDVSLTPDGKGRMNLLEEAMKSKKTFEPTKEQIEEWEALKKVPIPRKADDVLEHVTNMIMRHGKKEKARKIMSRALYLLFCATRKDPVEVLKQALDDLAPLMVVKTFKTGVAKAAVIPVPLNQKQRYRIAWTWIVEASKKKSSSDFAVRLGEELIAVHKGISSGFDKRDSLHKTAIAHRAYIKLR